A genomic stretch from Dissulfurispira thermophila includes:
- the cas2 gene encoding CRISPR-associated endonuclease Cas2 has product MAYLIVTYDIGEDRVNKVRKILKKYFTWVQNSVFEGDITEGKLMKCRLELEQVINKEEDSIYFYSLENRLNYRKTVMGVEKELTGNIL; this is encoded by the coding sequence ATGGCATATCTGATTGTTACTTATGATATTGGAGAGGATAGGGTCAATAAGGTCAGAAAGATTTTGAAGAAGTATTTTACATGGGTGCAGAACTCGGTTTTTGAAGGAGACATTACCGAGGGGAAGCTTATGAAATGCAGGCTTGAATTAGAGCAGGTTATCAATAAAGAGGAGGATTCCATCTACTTCTACAGCCTTGAGAATCGCCTGAATTATCGGAAGACTGTTATGGGCGTTGAAAAGGAGTTGACAGGGAATATATTATAG
- the cas1b gene encoding type I-B CRISPR-associated endonuclease Cas1b: MGRPYYIFSNGRIKRKENTVYIENENGDKKAIPVEDIDTIHLYGEVDLNTKLLNFLSQQNKIVHVYNYYGFYAGSFMPRDRNVSGELTVRQVEHYLDPERRFFIAFSFVEGAMFHMIRNLREYKDTLEFQEKIKTELANASETKSINELMGCEGRARDAYYQAFNTILNNGFSIEKREKRPPGNPVNALISFANSMIYSTVLSEIYHTQLNPTISYLHEPRERRYSLSLDIAEIFKPLIADPVIFKLVNNNMIRLEDFDEDVNCCYMNETGRKKFLKEFDQKLTTTIKHRKLKRNVSYRTLIRLECYKLIKHLIGDELYTPFKAWW; the protein is encoded by the coding sequence ATGGGAAGACCTTATTACATATTTTCAAACGGCAGGATTAAACGAAAAGAAAACACCGTTTATATAGAGAATGAAAATGGGGATAAAAAGGCGATTCCGGTTGAGGACATAGATACCATTCATCTTTACGGAGAGGTTGACCTCAACACAAAGCTTTTGAACTTCCTTTCTCAGCAGAACAAGATCGTCCATGTCTATAACTATTACGGCTTTTATGCGGGCAGTTTTATGCCGAGGGATAGGAATGTATCTGGCGAATTGACAGTGCGGCAGGTTGAGCATTACCTTGACCCTGAGCGCCGCTTTTTTATTGCCTTTTCATTCGTTGAAGGAGCGATGTTTCACATGATCAGGAATCTGAGAGAATATAAAGATACTCTGGAATTTCAGGAAAAGATAAAAACAGAGCTTGCCAATGCCTCAGAGACAAAAAGCATCAACGAATTAATGGGATGCGAGGGACGGGCAAGGGATGCATATTATCAGGCGTTTAATACCATTCTCAATAATGGCTTCAGTATTGAAAAGAGAGAGAAGCGCCCTCCCGGAAATCCGGTAAATGCCCTTATATCATTTGCCAACTCTATGATTTATTCAACTGTGCTTTCAGAGATATATCATACGCAACTTAATCCGACGATAAGCTATCTGCATGAACCGAGGGAAAGGCGATATTCGTTGAGCCTTGATATTGCTGAAATATTCAAGCCACTGATTGCAGACCCCGTTATTTTCAAACTTGTGAATAATAACATGATAAGGCTTGAGGATTTTGATGAGGATGTGAATTGCTGTTATATGAATGAGACGGGAAGAAAGAAGTTTCTCAAAGAGTTTGACCAGAAGCTTACTACTACAATCAAGCATAGAAAGCTCAAGCGGAATGTCTCATACAGGACGCTTATAAGGCTTGAGTGCTATAAGCTTATCAAACACTTGATAGGGGATGAGCTTTATACCCCATTTAAGGCGTGGTGGTAA
- the cas4 gene encoding CRISPR-associated protein Cas4, whose protein sequence is MNANIDIDFNNLKTTGIKVNYLYVCERKLWLFDRGIQMESRSDKVLMGKLLGDNSYLREDKKEILIDNLINIDIVGDDEIREVKYSNRLAHADRIQILYYLYYLKQLGIEKRGVINYPKMRKREEIALTSEAEREVEIALMRVKEILMLNKPPQLQRKPYCTKCAYYEFCWG, encoded by the coding sequence ATGAATGCCAATATAGACATAGACTTTAATAACCTTAAAACCACCGGCATCAAGGTCAACTATCTCTATGTCTGTGAACGAAAGCTGTGGCTCTTTGACAGGGGCATTCAGATGGAATCGAGGTCCGATAAGGTGTTGATGGGGAAGCTGCTTGGCGATAACTCTTATTTGAGGGAAGATAAGAAAGAGATACTCATTGATAATCTCATAAACATAGATATAGTGGGTGATGATGAGATTAGAGAAGTCAAATATAGCAATCGCCTTGCCCACGCTGATAGAATTCAGATTCTTTACTATCTTTATTATCTCAAGCAGCTTGGCATTGAAAAGAGAGGCGTTATTAACTATCCTAAGATGAGGAAGCGGGAGGAGATAGCTCTTACATCGGAAGCCGAAAGAGAGGTTGAGATAGCTCTGATGCGCGTGAAAGAGATATTGATGCTAAATAAGCCGCCGCAGTTGCAGAGAAAGCCATATTGCACAAAGTGCGCTTATTACGAATTTTGTTGGGGATGA
- a CDS encoding ATP-binding protein, with protein sequence MFIESLKKPIVIDEIQKATELLNAIKIDVDRKRINGSYLLTGSANILAYKDMADTLAGRIAIFELLPLSCKEITAKSENVIDIFFSGNLKDISLASVDNKRIINQIINGGYPESQKIDTPRGKYLWFSSYIRTYIERDVRDIDKFIKMYNILAPRSGNMLNKSDIARDAAIDVKTLDNYLELLKMVYQIYLLKPCSRNIGKRFAETEKLFFTDSGILSHLLGISTNEDFMASSYKGNIFETFVFSEILKAVKYSEKPSNIFFYRSFDRKEIDFIIERGKNIIAVEVKFSQTVTKDDFRHITYLKNSAHNLKSGYILYMGKRILPFGNNLFAVPISILF encoded by the coding sequence TTGTTTATAGAGAGCCTTAAAAAGCCGATTGTCATAGATGAAATACAAAAAGCGACTGAACTCCTAAATGCAATCAAGATTGATGTGGACAGAAAAAGGATTAACGGCAGTTATCTTTTGACAGGTTCCGCAAATATTCTGGCATATAAAGATATGGCGGATACACTTGCTGGGCGGATTGCGATTTTTGAGCTTTTGCCATTAAGCTGCAAAGAAATTACAGCAAAATCGGAAAATGTTATAGATATTTTTTTTAGCGGCAATCTAAAGGATATTTCTCTCGCTTCTGTGGATAACAAAAGGATAATCAATCAGATTATAAACGGAGGGTATCCAGAATCGCAGAAAATAGACACGCCGAGGGGGAAATACTTGTGGTTTAGTTCTTATATACGCACATATATCGAAAGGGATGTGAGGGACATTGATAAGTTTATCAAAATGTATAATATACTTGCCCCTCGCTCAGGAAATATGCTAAATAAATCGGACATTGCGCGTGATGCAGCAATAGATGTAAAGACTCTTGACAACTATCTGGAACTGCTTAAGATGGTATATCAGATATATCTACTGAAACCTTGCAGTAGAAACATTGGCAAGAGATTTGCGGAAACAGAGAAGTTATTCTTTACTGACAGTGGCATACTGTCTCATCTGCTTGGAATATCCACAAATGAGGATTTTATGGCGTCTTCATATAAAGGCAATATTTTTGAAACATTTGTCTTTTCCGAAATTTTGAAGGCTGTGAAATATTCGGAAAAGCCTTCAAACATTTTCTTTTACAGGTCATTTGACAGGAAAGAAATAGATTTTATTATTGAGCGCGGGAAGAATATCATTGCCGTTGAGGTTAAATTTTCTCAGACAGTAACAAAGGACGATTTCAGGCATATTACTTATCTGAAAAACAGCGCCCATAACCTTAAATCAGGTTATATTTTATATATGGGGAAACGGATACTGCCTTTTGGCAATAATCTTTTTGCTGTGCCTATTAGCATATTGTTCTAA
- the cas3 gene encoding CRISPR-associated helicase Cas3': MKLLENYEKLNNFLDPKKVKKYDKVIRKILYYHDLGKLNYKFQNKLGLSARVIIPELKDSSEIEIPHEWLSLAFISKEDKRYFHKFSEEGIRFADLVQYCIAFHHTRSKPFDKKHLEMIIRFDLEKNKHLLGIDYPLNNDYDIFKDIKQKIDSQRNFKNYFELLVFLKGILHKCDYTASADIEPEKVYEGSYEADFNNWLSQKGWTLKPFQCKARTLSDKNVVLIASTGSGKTEYSMNWLNGQKAFYLLGLRTAVNEMYRRFRNIFTDNVALLHGEISYVIEQDDTDESYIERIETARKLCAPITIATADQLVTAVFKYNGFELPYLTASYSKIVVDEIQSFSPDSIAAIMVFLKEIHRLGGKFLLMTATLPPFIKDELKELENVEFPEPELLSTKRHRISVYDEAIDSSLSLAMIDAQFKKGKKILIVCNTVKKAQEMYDLLQNLNLNPSLIHSRFILRDRQRKESKDTGIMSVNNHQHPPIIWIATQVVEASLDLDFDVLFTECSPIDSLLQRFGRCYRKREYCEETPNINIFKAEPFKGYDNYLLSRTYELLYDNFNGKIMTEYDKQMAINEVFSEIEKTKYYQKYKRNKDLLELGFRAESRGEAEQLFRNIAFNYCVIPRSVYDENEKEISYLIRVIDNKNAERMQRIQAKSKLKEFTIPIQIFNALNSLTSVADSKYCKRHNIMIINDVIYSFEKGLQLTDRTEEGVFVM; encoded by the coding sequence ATGAAGCTGCTTGAAAATTATGAAAAGCTGAATAATTTTCTTGATCCGAAAAAAGTCAAAAAGTATGATAAGGTGATTAGAAAAATCCTTTACTACCATGATCTTGGTAAACTGAATTATAAATTCCAAAACAAGCTTGGCTTATCAGCAAGGGTCATAATCCCTGAACTAAAAGATTCTTCTGAAATTGAAATACCTCATGAATGGCTGTCCCTTGCGTTTATCTCAAAAGAAGACAAGAGATATTTTCACAAATTCAGCGAAGAAGGAATTCGCTTTGCTGACCTTGTTCAATACTGCATTGCATTTCATCATACAAGGTCAAAGCCTTTTGATAAAAAACACCTTGAGATGATTATTCGTTTTGACCTTGAGAAAAATAAACATCTGTTGGGTATTGATTATCCTTTAAACAATGACTATGACATATTTAAGGACATAAAACAGAAAATTGACTCTCAGAGGAACTTCAAAAATTACTTTGAGTTATTGGTCTTTTTAAAAGGCATTTTGCATAAATGCGATTATACAGCTTCTGCGGATATAGAGCCTGAAAAGGTCTATGAGGGTAGCTATGAGGCTGACTTTAATAATTGGTTGTCTCAAAAAGGGTGGACGCTTAAACCGTTTCAATGCAAGGCAAGAACACTCTCAGATAAAAATGTTGTTTTAATAGCATCAACAGGTTCAGGAAAAACAGAGTATTCCATGAATTGGCTAAATGGACAAAAGGCATTTTATCTTTTGGGCTTGCGGACGGCTGTGAATGAGATGTACAGAAGGTTTAGAAACATCTTCACTGATAATGTGGCCCTTTTGCATGGTGAAATCAGCTATGTCATAGAACAGGACGATACAGATGAAAGCTATATTGAAAGGATAGAGACAGCCAGAAAACTTTGCGCCCCAATAACTATTGCGACAGCAGATCAGCTTGTAACAGCAGTTTTTAAATATAATGGATTTGAACTACCATATCTCACAGCGTCTTATTCAAAGATAGTGGTTGATGAGATTCAGAGTTTCTCGCCTGATTCCATAGCCGCAATAATGGTTTTCCTGAAAGAAATTCATAGGCTTGGCGGTAAATTTCTTTTGATGACAGCAACACTGCCACCTTTTATTAAGGATGAGTTGAAAGAACTGGAGAATGTGGAATTTCCTGAACCTGAACTCTTGTCAACCAAAAGGCATAGGATATCTGTATATGATGAGGCGATTGACAGTTCTCTATCATTGGCAATGATTGATGCACAGTTCAAAAAAGGTAAAAAAATATTGATTGTGTGCAATACTGTTAAAAAAGCCCAAGAGATGTATGACCTTTTGCAAAATCTTAATCTTAATCCCTCATTGATACACTCGAGGTTTATACTTAGAGACAGACAGAGGAAGGAAAGCAAAGATACAGGAATAATGAGTGTGAATAATCACCAACATCCACCTATAATCTGGATTGCAACGCAGGTTGTAGAGGCAAGCCTTGATTTAGATTTTGATGTATTGTTTACAGAATGTTCTCCTATAGACAGCCTTCTCCAGAGATTTGGACGATGCTACCGGAAGCGGGAGTACTGTGAGGAAACCCCTAATATCAATATTTTTAAAGCAGAGCCATTTAAGGGGTATGACAACTATTTGCTGAGTAGGACCTACGAACTGCTTTATGATAATTTCAACGGTAAGATAATGACAGAGTATGACAAGCAGATGGCGATAAATGAGGTATTCAGCGAGATTGAAAAAACAAAATACTATCAGAAGTATAAGAGAAATAAAGACCTTCTCGAACTTGGCTTTAGGGCGGAGTCCAGAGGAGAGGCAGAACAGTTATTCAGAAACATAGCCTTTAATTATTGTGTTATCCCGCGATCTGTGTATGATGAAAATGAAAAAGAGATAAGCTATCTCATAAGGGTAATAGACAATAAAAATGCTGAAAGGATGCAACGCATTCAGGCAAAGAGCAAGTTAAAGGAATTTACTATCCCTATTCAAATTTTTAATGCTCTAAACTCTTTGACTTCTGTTGCAGACTCTAAATATTGTAAGAGGCACAACATTATGATAATAAACGATGTAATCTACTCCTTTGAAAAAGGGCTGCAATTAACTGATAGGACCGAAGAAGGGGTCTTTGTAATGTAA
- the cas5 gene encoding CRISPR-associated protein Cas5 produces the protein MRAVRIKLYQNMVNYRRELSFGYVQTYPLPTPSMIKGMAHGLLNLDKYHNLKISIQGNYSSVVTNMQKVYKFDRDRASRPNNPYDVIVGNANKTAMHGVMFVDEIVDMELMLHISFDEDNLNEQLLEAVRRKTVVLGRNEDIAQVDFEGTNLVDILSSNNEYRLPYSIYLNPEICRNEQLEGTHYRLPFYYEPVSSFNDKRIFRYVDAVYIAKGNKIQYSDVIIDSDGNLVSFLSIKNGCLR, from the coding sequence ATGAGAGCAGTCAGGATAAAGCTATATCAGAATATGGTGAATTATAGAAGGGAGTTGAGCTTTGGCTATGTGCAGACATATCCGTTGCCAACTCCCTCAATGATAAAAGGCATGGCTCACGGTCTGCTTAATCTGGATAAATACCACAATCTTAAAATATCCATACAGGGTAACTATTCATCTGTAGTAACGAATATGCAGAAGGTTTATAAGTTTGACCGCGACAGGGCTTCAAGACCTAATAATCCATATGATGTGATTGTGGGAAATGCTAATAAAACCGCTATGCATGGCGTCATGTTTGTAGATGAAATAGTTGATATGGAACTCATGCTGCATATTTCTTTTGATGAAGACAATTTAAATGAACAACTTCTTGAGGCGGTAAGACGGAAAACCGTTGTCCTTGGCAGAAATGAAGATATTGCCCAAGTGGACTTTGAGGGCACAAATCTTGTAGACATCTTGTCCTCTAACAATGAATACAGGCTTCCATATAGCATATATCTCAATCCAGAAATTTGCAGAAATGAGCAATTGGAAGGAACTCATTATAGGCTTCCGTTTTATTATGAGCCTGTTAGCTCATTTAACGACAAAAGGATATTCAGGTATGTTGATGCTGTCTATATAGCAAAGGGCAATAAAATCCAGTATTCGGATGTTATTATTGACAGCGATGGCAATCTGGTAAGTTTTTTGTCAATCAAAAATGGCTGTTTACGCTAA
- the cas7i gene encoding type I-B CRISPR-associated protein Cas7/Cst2/DevR — translation MSNSKYLHLAVIFKASNLNYGEGVGNILTLKKVTTEGKNYSYISRQALRFDIVRMLDELYGYKPADVNKDAGVIQFAENSTIREFPEIDFFGYMKTKDGNKIRKAVVRLTDAVSLEPFNNELEFGTNKGLADRIPNNTGNDIFQAEIHRSYYCYTVTCNLEEIGTDPVYKITIDNTEKAERIKRLLNVIKLLNRDIRGKRENLSPLFVIGGLYDVGNPFFYNRVKLSFTKDKILLNEKLINSTLAIKTLEKTVGEQSMLGYIDGEFSNIGDISVSDKLSIEEFFGNLDEKIDNFYMDKK, via the coding sequence ATGTCAAATAGTAAATATCTTCATTTGGCAGTAATCTTTAAGGCATCAAATTTGAATTATGGCGAAGGAGTGGGAAATATTCTGACTCTTAAAAAAGTAACTACAGAAGGTAAAAACTACTCTTATATTAGCAGACAGGCATTGCGCTTTGACATTGTGAGGATGCTTGACGAGCTTTATGGATACAAACCTGCAGATGTGAATAAAGACGCAGGCGTCATCCAGTTTGCAGAAAACTCCACCATAAGAGAATTCCCAGAAATAGATTTTTTCGGCTATATGAAAACCAAAGACGGCAACAAAATCAGAAAGGCAGTTGTCAGACTAACTGATGCTGTTAGCCTTGAGCCATTCAATAATGAGCTTGAATTTGGGACTAATAAAGGGCTTGCAGATAGGATTCCTAATAATACGGGCAATGATATTTTTCAGGCTGAAATCCATCGCTCATATTATTGCTACACCGTAACATGCAATCTTGAGGAGATTGGAACAGATCCCGTTTACAAAATCACGATTGATAATACTGAAAAAGCCGAGAGAATCAAGAGACTGCTAAATGTTATCAAACTCCTCAATAGGGACATAAGAGGCAAGAGGGAAAACCTCTCACCTCTTTTTGTGATCGGAGGACTGTATGATGTAGGTAACCCATTCTTTTATAACAGGGTAAAACTCTCATTCACAAAAGATAAGATATTACTCAATGAGAAGCTTATCAACAGCACCCTCGCTATAAAGACACTGGAAAAGACTGTTGGGGAGCAGAGCATGTTAGGTTATATTGATGGGGAATTCTCCAATATAGGTGATATTAGTGTTTCTGATAAATTATCTATAGAAGAATTTTTCGGAAATCTCGATGAAAAGATTGACAATTTCTATATGGACAAAAAATGA
- the cas8a1 gene encoding type I-B CRISPR-associated protein Cas8b1/Cst1 yields the protein MKHKIYLRDWYFNAGIIGFLTIAADGRGLDSISSLSINENFIEFENDIFEGFEEKFIKYAFIKFFNVQAYVQRLQKAQKEVTDKKTKIKPEQMLKKIEEIEKSPYKDFLKLLNIPISEYKSVEDFINNLENAKNTIKALPKEQIFKILSSSPEGRASLQNFISWRFKGICSSDNISEYINKMKSTNQSKKLKNNDLCLSCQERKAEYEFNNAISNIIGFNKDNSNWIWGFKPSKLKICPLCAIIYNCAFASFAYVLKSVDGEYLNYFYFPNENTKVSSLFEAVMAFNLMLDNIEDNSNLLYAMIRQTIRHIAAKQSNNIAENINFIEIADNPILAGQSSKGYNIYNYNISYDIARFLDMQFSADSIPRGSYVIKNTYYSIEEELLKLTIEQQLGYSALYRYYVYALFPERYNPRFNLNKVTAFVVKYIQWIRGENMEKSQKIVNKGFISGINLRNELLKKNKENQINGLVYGFLNDLKIADREKFLDKYIRIIMSHNLPNYFGKDEMLDDDYFLQFGYSFINGLMSKENAYEAAVIDNSIEEGN from the coding sequence ATGAAACATAAGATTTACCTACGAGACTGGTATTTTAATGCGGGAATAATAGGATTTCTGACCATTGCTGCTGACGGCAGGGGGCTTGACAGCATTTCATCTTTATCCATTAACGAAAACTTCATCGAGTTTGAGAATGATATTTTTGAAGGCTTTGAAGAAAAGTTTATTAAATATGCCTTTATAAAGTTTTTCAATGTTCAGGCATATGTTCAGAGATTACAAAAAGCTCAAAAAGAGGTGACCGATAAAAAGACAAAGATAAAACCTGAGCAGATGCTAAAAAAGATAGAGGAGATTGAAAAGTCACCCTATAAAGATTTTTTGAAACTATTGAATATACCAATCTCGGAGTATAAAAGTGTTGAGGACTTTATTAACAATCTTGAAAATGCGAAGAATACTATAAAAGCCTTACCTAAAGAACAGATTTTTAAAATATTAAGCAGCAGTCCTGAAGGGAGGGCGTCACTGCAGAATTTCATAAGCTGGAGGTTTAAGGGCATTTGTTCCTCTGACAATATTTCAGAATATATAAACAAGATGAAGTCTACAAACCAGTCAAAGAAATTGAAAAATAATGACCTATGCCTATCATGTCAGGAACGAAAGGCGGAATACGAGTTTAATAATGCAATATCCAATATCATAGGATTTAATAAGGATAATTCCAATTGGATATGGGGATTCAAACCATCAAAACTGAAAATATGTCCGCTCTGTGCGATTATCTATAACTGTGCCTTTGCGTCGTTTGCTTATGTCTTAAAATCAGTTGATGGAGAGTATCTAAACTATTTTTATTTTCCAAATGAGAACACAAAGGTAAGCAGCCTCTTTGAGGCTGTAATGGCATTTAATCTCATGCTTGATAATATTGAAGACAACAGCAACCTCCTTTATGCAATGATCAGGCAGACGATCAGGCATATAGCAGCAAAACAGTCAAATAATATTGCAGAGAATATTAATTTTATTGAGATTGCAGACAATCCAATATTAGCCGGGCAAAGTTCAAAGGGCTATAATATCTACAATTACAATATAAGTTATGACATAGCAAGGTTTCTTGACATGCAGTTTAGTGCTGATAGTATTCCTCGAGGGTCTTATGTGATAAAGAATACTTATTACAGTATTGAAGAGGAGCTTTTGAAACTCACCATTGAACAACAGCTTGGTTATTCAGCCCTCTACAGATACTATGTTTATGCTTTATTTCCTGAAAGATATAATCCAAGATTCAATCTTAATAAAGTAACAGCCTTTGTAGTCAAATACATACAATGGATAAGGGGTGAAAATATGGAAAAAAGTCAAAAGATAGTGAACAAGGGTTTTATAAGTGGAATTAACCTTCGCAACGAGCTTTTAAAGAAGAATAAGGAAAATCAGATTAACGGCTTGGTTTACGGTTTTTTAAATGACTTGAAGATAGCTGATAGAGAGAAATTTCTTGACAAGTATATCAGGATAATAATGTCTCATAATCTGCCAAATTATTTTGGCAAGGACGAGATGCTTGATGATGACTATTTCTTGCAATTCGGGTACTCATTTATCAATGGGTTGATGAGCAAGGAAAATGCTTATGAGGCAGCAGTAATAGACAATTCAATAGAGGAGGGCAATTAA
- a CDS encoding PIN domain-containing protein, translated as MKTVFVDTNIFLRYLTADDPIKYEKCRELFNRAVNGKVSLLTSEMVIAELIWTLQSFYKVAKDEVIEKITVVISTPNLIIPNSGIIAEALIIYSRKNIDYIDAYNSVFMKHHSTSNIYSYDSDFDTIGGIKRIEP; from the coding sequence ATGAAGACAGTATTTGTTGACACCAATATCTTCCTTCGTTACCTTACGGCAGATGACCCTATAAAATATGAAAAGTGCAGAGAACTGTTCAATCGCGCCGTTAATGGGAAAGTATCTCTGCTAACTTCGGAGATGGTTATTGCCGAATTGATATGGACGCTTCAGTCATTTTATAAAGTTGCAAAAGATGAAGTTATTGAAAAGATAACTGTTGTAATAAGCACTCCAAATCTTATCATTCCAAATAGCGGTATTATAGCAGAAGCCCTTATCATCTACAGCAGGAAAAATATTGACTATATAGATGCCTATAACTCAGTGTTTATGAAACACCATAGCACAAGCAATATCTATTCTTATGACAGCGATTTTGACACAATAGGCGGGATTAAGCGAATAGAGCCATGA
- a CDS encoding AbrB/MazE/SpoVT family DNA-binding domain-containing protein codes for MPVATITSKGQITIPKEIREALHLKQNNKVAIVAEEGVAIIKPIRGNILDIGASVKLSAKEKPIDFKKVRKETLRKIAEHAAGEGK; via the coding sequence ATGCCCGTAGCAACAATAACTTCAAAGGGGCAGATAACAATACCCAAGGAAATAAGGGAGGCACTTCACTTAAAGCAGAACAATAAAGTAGCTATAGTTGCTGAAGAAGGCGTAGCCATAATTAAACCCATAAGGGGAAACATCCTTGACATAGGAGCATCAGTCAAGTTGTCAGCAAAAGAAAAGCCCATAGACTTCAAGAAGGTGCGGAAAGAGACGCTCAGAAAAATCGCAGAACATGCTGCTGGTGAAGGCAAATGA
- the cas6 gene encoding CRISPR-associated endoribonuclease Cas6 encodes MRVKVTFKADKLPILYRHRFMSLIKESLSISDAVYKESLYPVRNSEKSKIPKPFCFSVSMPSGRTTKKEKIIIDEGVEIEDAVFHFPQNSSLSFYISSYDYEFMVCLYNGLLEIKDFDFGNGITLKLERVFMLNEGKIKMDEVIFRTNSPILIEDKEGHPILPSASKIEHFNEHINAIHNRILKDIRGEGLKREMEFEPLKIRKQVVKHTLKGFREKTGKPYMTLTCFEGCFRLKGDPRDLQMLYQIGIGLRTGQGFGMVEVV; translated from the coding sequence ATGAGGGTCAAAGTAACATTCAAAGCTGACAAACTTCCAATCCTTTACAGGCACAGGTTTATGTCACTGATAAAGGAGTCACTATCTATCTCGGATGCTGTCTATAAAGAAAGCCTATATCCCGTTAGAAATTCTGAAAAATCAAAGATACCAAAACCATTCTGCTTCAGTGTATCGATGCCCTCGGGCAGGACAACTAAAAAAGAAAAAATCATTATTGACGAAGGAGTTGAGATCGAAGATGCTGTTTTTCACTTTCCACAAAACAGCAGCCTTTCTTTTTATATAAGCTCCTATGACTATGAATTCATGGTGTGTCTTTACAATGGACTTCTTGAGATAAAAGACTTTGACTTTGGAAACGGCATAACACTTAAACTGGAGAGGGTGTTTATGCTCAATGAGGGCAAAATAAAGATGGATGAAGTAATATTCAGAACAAACTCGCCCATACTCATTGAGGACAAAGAAGGACATCCGATACTCCCTTCGGCATCAAAGATCGAGCATTTTAATGAACACATTAATGCGATTCACAACAGGATTTTAAAGGATATAAGAGGAGAAGGACTAAAGAGAGAGATGGAGTTTGAGCCTCTGAAGATCAGAAAGCAGGTTGTTAAACACACCTTGAAGGGTTTCAGAGAAAAGACAGGTAAACCATACATGACACTTACATGTTTTGAAGGATGTTTCAGGCTCAAAGGTGACCCAAGAGATTTGCAAATGCTCTATCAGATAGGCATTGGCTTGAGAACAGGACAGGGATTTGGGATGGTGGAAGTGGTATAA